The region TGCCAAGGAGGCGTGGGACACTCTGAAAACCATGCGGATCGGCGTCGAGCGCGTGCGCGAGGCCAAGGCTCAAACTCGTCGCTCAGAGTACGAGGCGCTCCGGTACAAGGACGGCGAGGGAATCGAGTCGTACGTGATGCGGCTCAGGACAATCATCGACGGGCTGCAGGGGCTCGGCGATCCAGTGGACGAACACGAGGCCGTCCTCAAGGTGCTCCGCACCGTGCCACGCCCATACCGCGAGATGGCCGTGGCGATCGAGTCGCTAGTCGACACCAAACAACTCTCCCTAGAGGAACTCTGCGGCCGGCTCCTCGTCGTCGAGGAGCGAGAGCACGAGGAGACTCCGGCGCCCGGCGCGCAGCTGCTGTACACCATCGATCAGTGGCGGGCGCACGAGAAGCAGCTGGACCAAAGCGGTGCGTCCTCAGGCTCTGGAGCAGGGCGGGGACGCAGGAATGGCAAGGCAAAGAACTTCcacggagggggtggccgtggccaGGGCGGTGGCCGCGCCAATGGTGGTCCGGCGATGCCCAAACGGAAGGGCAACTGCCGCTACTGCGGCATCCCAGGTCACTGGGCCAAGGAATGCCGCAAGAAGGAGAGGGAGCAGCGGGAGCAGACGGACCAACAGGCGAACGTCGCCCAGGTTGACGTCGAGCAGCCGGGCTTACTGCTGGCCACCTGCGCGGCAGCAAGCGGCAAGAGCGCGAACGGCGGCGCACGTGAATCGGGCGCGGAGATCTTCCTCAACGAAGCACGGGTCGTGCCCGTGGCGACGAACGACGACAGATGGTACCTCGACACCGGCGCTAGCAATCACATGACGGGGCGCCACGACATGCTCTCGGAGCTCGACGAGACGGTACGAGGTACTGTACGTTTTGGTGACGGCTCGGTTGTGCAGATTTGTAGTCGTGGCGTCGTGCTCTTCACGTGCCGCAACGGAGAACATCGCGCGCTCGCCGACGTCTACTACATCCCGCAACTACGCACAAGCATCGTCAGTGTTGGGCAGCTCGATGAGCACGGCTGCAAAGCCTTGATCGAGGATGGGGAACTCTGCCTGTATGACAGAAAGAGACTGCTGCTCGCACGGGTGCGGCGGACGAGCAACCGGCTCTACACCGTGGCTCTGAACTTGGCCGCTCCCGTGTTCCTCCTCGCCGGAGCCCAGGACAATGCCTGGAGGTGGCACGCAAGGTTCGGGCTCCTGCACTTCCGCGCTCTGCATGATCTCGATGCAAAAGGCATGGTGCGCGGTATGCCAGCGATCGCGCACCTCGATCAGTTCTGTGAGGCCTGCACCATCGGGAAGATGCACCGCACGCCCTTCCCGCGCGCGTCGCCGTACCGAGCGGAGAGTGCGCTCGAGCTAGTGCACGGCGACCTGTGCGGCCCGATCACTCCGGCGACGGCCAGCGGTAACAAGTACTTCCTGTTGATAGTTGATGATTTCAGCAGATACATGTGGCTTGAGGTACTGAAGACCAAAGATGAAGCGTTTCGCTACTTCAAGAAGATCAAGGAACACGCGGAGATGCAGGGAAATGCCAGGCTCCGGGCGTTCCGCACAGACAGAGGAGGCGAGTTCACCTCGAATGAATTCGCCGCCTACTGTGAAGGACTGGGGATCCAGAGGAACACGACGACGCCGTACTCCCCTCAGCAGAACGGAGTGGTCGAACGGAGGAACCAGACTGTTGTGGAGATGGCGCGCAGCCTCATGAAAGCCATGGGCGTGCCGTGCGTGTTCTGGGGCGAGGCTGTGCGCACCGCCGTCCACATCCTCAACCGGTCGCCGACCAGAAGCCTGCAGGGCATTACTCCTTATGAAGCATGGCGTAAGAAGAAGCCGGCGGTGGACTACTTCCACACCTTCGGGTGTGTCGCACACGTCAAGCTCGTCGGACCAGGGGTGACCAAGCTGGCGGACAGATCGTGCCCTGGTATCTTCCTGGGGTACGAGCCGGGAACGAAGGGCTATCGGGTGTACGACCCGGTCGGCAAGCGCCTATACATCACACGCGATGTGCGTTTTGAGGAGGAGCGGCGCTGGGACTGGAGCAAGGACAGCGGGGATGCGGCGCACGCCCGGAGTTCACTGTCGTCTACTCCGACGCAGGCGTGCCCGTAACCACGACCTACTCTGTGTCGCCCGAGGTGGTGGGGTCACCGCGAACACCTGCAACGCCAACTACGCCAGGCACACCAGTCCCACCGCAATCCCCTCGGACGCCCATGTCCGGCGACTCGGGCATGGACGCGTCGAGTGCGTCGAGTGCGCCAGCATCGGCAAGTGCTAGTCCGTCTACACCAACACCGAAATTCTACGACCCTGAGGACGGGTGGGTGACTCCGCCCACCGGGGAGTCGTTCGATGCCGAGGGGGTGCCTGTCCACTTCAAGTCGATGGAGTACGTGATCGATCACGCTCCAGAGTGCACGTTGGAGTACAGTGGGCTTTGCCTCTCTGCTGCAGAGGAGCCCGCGTTCGTCGACGATGCTCTGGAGGAGCCAGCATGGCGAAGTGCGATGGAGGCAGAGATGGAGTCCATCCGCTCCAACAACACTTGGGAGCTTGCCACGCTCCCGGCAGGCCACCGTGCGATCGGTTTGAAGTGGGTGTACAAGGTGAAGCGAGACCCGGCCGGCAACGTTATCAAGCACAAAGCGCGGCTGGTGGCGAAGGGCTATACACAGAAGCAAGGGGTCGATTTCGATGAGGTCTTCGCGCCTGTTGCCCGACTGGAGATCGTGCGCATCCTGCTTGCCGTGGCCGCGCACCGGAGCTGGAGCGTGCATCATATGGATGTGCGCTCAGCCTTCCTCAACGGTGAGCTGGAGGAGGAGGTGTATGTGCACCAACCAGCAGGTTTCGTCGACGACGATGCCCACAAGGTACTCAAGCTGCGGAAGGCGTTGTACGGGCTCCGGCAGGCGCCACAGGCTTGGAACGCCAAGCTGGACCTCACACTGCAGTCACTTGGGTTCGCAAGGTGTCAGTTGGACTATGCTCTGTACAGGCGCGGAGATGATTCAGATTTCCTGCTGGTGGGGGTGTATGTCGACGATTTGATCATCACAGGCACGTCTGTTGACGCCATTGAGGGATTTAAAGGCCAAATGCAGGAACTGTTCCAGATGACAGATCTTGGACTGCTCAGTTACTATCTTGGCATTGAAGTGAAGCAAGAGCATGGCATGATCACTGTCTGTCAGTCCGGATATGCTGCCAAGATCTTGGAAGATGCTGGGATGAGTGACTTCAACTCAAGCTCGACGCCCATGGAGCATCGACTGAAGGTCGTCAAGAACACGGGAGAAACAGTCGATGCAACCAGGTACCGCAGCATCATTGGGAGCCTGAGATACCTGGTGAATACGCGCCCAGACATTGCATATGCTGTGGGGGTAGCTAGCAGGTTCATGGAAGCACCTGGAAAGCAGCATTGGGCGATCATCAGACAGATTCTGAGGTATGTTCGAGGCACACTGAACTATGGTTGCACCTACAAGGCAGGAGAAGGGACTGTCCTGACAGGGTTCAGCGACAGCGATCATGCCGGTGATCTGACAGACAGGAAGAGCACGACAGGTCTGGTCTTTTTCATGGGACCTAGTGTCATCACTTGGAGCTCACAGAAACAGAAGATCGTCGCTTTATCCTCCTGTGAGGCTGAATATATAGCAGCAGCTACAACGGCCACACAAGCTGTTTGGCTCAGAGGGTTAGTTTCAGAAATGCTTGGAACAGAGAAGCAAAAGGTACAGCTCAAGATCGACAACAAATCAGCAATTGAGCTAAGCAAGAATCCCGTGCACCATGAGAGGAGCAAACACATTGACTTGAGGTACCACTACATCAGGGAATGTGTTGAAGAAAGAAAAGTGGAGGTTGAGCACGTCCGAACTGAATATCAGTTGGCTGATATACTGACTAAGTCTCTTGGGCGTGCAAAGTTCACAGAACTCCAGTGCATACTTGGGATCACTCAGGTCAAGTGAGAGCAACAGGATTAGGGGGTGATTTGAAGTATAATCCTAGTTGCTAGTATCAGTTTTACACTAAGTTGCATTAGCTGAATAAGTGGCCGGAAGCGTGTGCATGTCCACGTCCGGTTCAGTTTTCTGTTTTTCTTCAGTTAGTTCAGTTAAGCGCCGGCAAGACCGCTTCCATGGGATGGCGTGGAGATGCAGCGGATTTGGCGGCGGCGTAGTTGCTCGCGCAAACTTAGCATCATGGGATGGCACGATCAGTAGGCTAGGTGTGCGTGGGCGTGATCTCCTTTGTATTCGGCAACTCGTTTTGAGCTCTGCATAAATAACAGAAACACCTGAAAAGGCCGCAAGCAGTTCAGCAGCGAAAAACACTCTGTCAGACTTCATCCTCCTCGCGATCCgatcttcctccttccctctctctcgcTCGGCGGGTCAGTTTCTGCAACAACAACGACGTGATCGACCACCGGCCAAAAGTCGATCACCGACCAGTTTAGCAATTTTGATCTCGATCACCAACTGAGTAATGACGAGGTGGAACAAATCGATGATCGATGCATGCAGAATCAATCGAGTTTTCAATTCGCCATCTGAAATTTCGGCGAATTAGCCGGTCTCTCATTGTCAGGCATCATTGTGTCGGGCTGCCGGCCACCCTTGGACAGCATGCAGCCAGATCATCCATCGAGCTGTGTCGATCTCAATGCGGACGCCTATATAAACCACAGTGCCACTCAGCCGACCCATCATCCATCCATTAACTCAGACATGGCAGTTTCGAGAGCGCTCGTCCTCGGCGTCCTGCTGGCAATCGCGGTCGCCAATGCCGAGGCAGCGTCCGTCGTGGTCGGCCAGGTCAAGTGCGCCGACTGCACCAGGAAGAACTTGAAGGCCGAGGAAGCCTTCAAGGgtaagcgctagctagctacagtgTAAATGCATGAATGCATGATGGTGCTCTGCTCACTATTGTTCTGCCATGAATGCACAACAGATCTTCAGGTGGCGATCAAGTGCAAGAACGTCCACCGCGACTACGAGAGCAAGGCGGTGGGTGCCCTGGACCGCACCGGCGCCTTCAGCGTGCCCCTGGCTGCCGACCTCCATGGCGCCGACTGCGTCGCGCAGCTCCACAGCGCTGCCTCCAACGCGCCGTGCTCCGGCCAGGAGCCATCCATGATCGTGCCGGTGTCCGAGGGCACCACCTTCGGCATCATGGCCGGCGCCAACACTGCCACGCCGTCCGCTGCGTCGCTTGAGTGTGCGTCCATGACCCTGTGTGGGCCGATCAAGAAGCACATCATCGAGCACTTCCACCACAAGAAGCCCATgctgcccaagccggagcccaagcccCAGCCCCACCCGGACTATGGCCCCGTGCCCAAACCCGAGCCCAAGCCGCAGCCCCAGCCGGACTACCACCCCGTCCCTCCCACGCCCacctatggcggcggcggcggtggtggatacCACGGCCACCACTGAGTCTGGTCTGCCACTGTCCGGCTAAGCACCAAAATCTCATCACCGGTTACATGATCAGTGTCAGTGAGTGATCGACGTTACTATTTATCATCAGTTGCTTGCGTAGCCGCGTGGGTATTCTTTGGTGGTCTTCTGCCATTCGCTACCACGTTTTAGTATCTGCACTGCATAGTCGAGAGTTCAGAATAACATTTGTGAGGAACTTGTGTATAAGAAGTTACTGTGAATCAAGTAATGTAATCAAGTCCATTTGAGCCAACGCAAAGTTCCTTCCTAGCTCGGCCTCCACGGCCCCTCTTATCTACACCATTCGTTTTGTGTCGCGATTTGTGCAGGAAAGCACCGTCACAAGCATGCACTTGTTTGATGCAGTGTCATTTGTAGGCATTGTCCCATCCGTTGCAGCCAAACAATAATCAAAAGCAAGCTAGGCCTGTATGCTAGTCTCCTCGTGGCTCAGTCTCAATGGGTGTCCAAAGCTGGTCAAGAATTCACAGGCTCACATGCAACAGTTGCTCTCATGCAGCAGCTTTGCACTGTACATAACACTGTTTACTCTCCTGAACTTTTACCGATGAACATGCAACACATGCAGGCCGAAATATGATAGGAGAGAGAAGAGAATGGGTACATGAAGGAATCTTTGTCCAACCGGGAGAAAGAGAGGGGTTTGCATGGAGAATGTTTTATCTCCACCCCTTCGTCCCATGTGCATTGAGTAATAGTGATTTCTTATTCGAGGAAGTGACTTTTAGAATTTTTATTTGACatctttagagcatctccagccacgccGCCAATAGGCCCTCCCAGGCTATTTTTTCGTGCCGACGCCCAaatatcggcccagtcgcgcccctggATCCTGTTTTTCGCCGATTTGGGCTGAAATTGGCGCCGGCGTACCCAAACCAaatccggcgcgctggggggctccCAGAGGCACCGGGACGAGCGATTTTGGCGCGAACGCACTGCGGGCCCGCCGAGTAAGCGACACTCGCCTCGTAGTCCTCAcaacgcctcggtttcccgcggggaatcaatgccaaggctgccgccggtcagccttccattgattcctcacgggcggcacgGCGATGCCCCCCCTCCCGCCATGCGTACACACGGCGCCCAGCTATAAAAacaacgcctctccctcgcctctggccacacccgCCCATACCCGCCGCCGAGCTCAGCCTCTCCCCCCGCGCGCGGCTGCCGGGCTctgcctctctccccgtgcccaccCGCAATGATGACTGAACGGTTCCCCGACGATGGGGCGGCGGCCAActgcttcggccgccgctcgcttcACGAGTGGGAGGCGTACTTGCTCTTCGAGGCCAACATcccggtgttggggaacgtggtaattttaaaaaaaaaatcctaccatcacacaagatctatctaggtgatgcatagcagcaagagaggagagtgtgtccacataccctcgtagaccgaaagcggaagcgttatttaacgtggttgatgtagttgaacgtcttctggggcgaccctggggccggcggctgggaaCCCGAACGGCCCCAAGCCGATTTTTTCACTGGGTCGCCCCCAGGTGGTGATTTTTCGAGCcctctggggggccaacggctggatatGCTCTTAGAGAGCACACTTTATCGAAagacagaagaaaaaaagagagagagttgCATGTAAAGTTCACGAGAGAAAGAtgcgctgcatgcaaaaagagagaGGGGTCTGCACTATGTCTCAGTCTGACGGGAGATGGACAAAAAGAACGTCACATCAGTTACAGTCCCTACTAGTCCTAGCGGCAGGAGATTAAGATTTGAGAGCTGGCGCCAGTTGCTAATTTTCCATCGATGCACACATCCACATGGAAGTGAGCACAGAATGGATGGCTACGATAGCAGGTACCACGAAGGATGAGCTACAAAAAACTGCACTCCCCTTGAGCCAATGGAATTACTGAAGCTCGTTCGAGTTGATGGATGATTGGGTATGACGATGACAATGGTTTTGCCATGCATTCCGTAGTTTTTTGTGACCATCATTAGTTTTAGTCGATTTTCAGATATGTGGACTGAAATTCAGGCTAATGTGCAAATGGATTTTGTGATGGACAACTCATGGCATTCACGTCAAAAAGAGAATGCTAGCCACTGGTCCACGCTTGAGAGCGGACTAATTTGGAACAGGTTTATCTAGGGCACATCTACATGTGCTTTAGTTATTGCATATCTAAGTGATTCAATCAAACTAGAAAGAAATTGTGAGTGGGTACCAGAGCTATGGCCTGGTCCAGCTCAAGTACACAGACGGGTATATCTGGCCCAAACAGGTAAAGACCAAACAACCAGTACCACTTGGACAGAAGGGCGCGGCTGCTGCCATATGcagatagatcaagacgtctaCATTGGTGCATCGGCCGTCGTTGTGAAGGGAATTAGCGAAGCAGCTAGCAATTCTGGAAGCGCTAGCCTGCCGAGAGGGCCTAGCTTTGGCGGAGGATCCTTTTCTTTCAAAAATTGTAGTTGCTCCTGCTTCTCAAACGGTGGTGAAAAATGACATACAACAAGGAGCAATTGGAGTCTATGGAGCAATTAACAGAGAATTCAGGGACCGAAGGATTCAGTTCCATAAATGTTCTTCAGTTTATAAGCGCACAATTTTAACTTTGAGGCCCATACCCTTGCAAAACACACTGTTGGTTTAGATGTTGGTCGTCATGAATGTTAGGAAAACCCTTATGATCCCGCTGTAATTCATGTAAACCTTGGTTTGAGCAATCAATAAAGTGTGTATTGCCTAAAAATCCAAATGAT is a window of Triticum dicoccoides isolate Atlit2015 ecotype Zavitan chromosome 2B, WEW_v2.0, whole genome shotgun sequence DNA encoding:
- the LOC119367057 gene encoding proline-rich protein 4-like, which produces MAVSRALVLGVLLAIAVANAEAASVVVGQVKCADCTRKNLKAEEAFKDLQVAIKCKNVHRDYESKAVGALDRTGAFSVPLAADLHGADCVAQLHSAASNAPCSGQEPSMIVPVSEGTTFGIMAGANTATPSAASLECASMTLCGPIKKHIIEHFHHKKPMLPKPEPKPQPHPDYGPVPKPEPKPQPQPDYHPVPPTPTYGGGGGGGYHGHH